From a single Nicotiana tomentosiformis chromosome 2, ASM39032v3, whole genome shotgun sequence genomic region:
- the LOC138904657 gene encoding uncharacterized protein — translation MDPLKYIFQKPMPMGKLAKLQILLSEFDIIYVTQKVVKGQALTDHMAENPIDGEYEPLKMYFPDEEVLFVGEDITEAYDGWRVFFDGAATFKEVGIRAVLVIETGQHYPISAKLKFSYTNNMTEYEACILGLRLAIDMNILELLVIGDSDLLVHQVLGEWSTKNTNIFPYLHRVQELIKRFTKIEFKHISRIQNEFVDALATLSSLIQHSDKNFIDDTTLSQLVVLMLKKRAMEIHGSTTSRNIWKKENIRSTLPIFRSARFED, via the coding sequence ATGGATCCACTGaaatatatctttcagaagcccatGCCTatgggtaagttagcaaagttgcaaatattgttgagtgagtttgacatcatctatgtaactcagaaggtgGTCAAAGGACAAGCATTGACAGATCATATGGCAGAAAATCCcatagacggagaatacgaaccattgaaaatgtattttcccgacgaggagGTGTTGTTCGTGGGAGAAGATATCACTGaggcatatgatggttggagagtATTCTTCGATGGAGCAGCAACCTTCAAAGAAGTAGGTATCAGAGCTGTTTTGGTAATAGAAACCGGCCAACACTATCCGATATCTGCAAAACTCAAGTTTTCATACACCAACAATATgacagaatatgaggcttgtatcttgggactcaggttggccattgacatgaatatTCTGGAGCTGTTGGTAATTGGAGATTCCGATCTGTTGGTGCATCAGGTTTTAGGAGAATGGTCTACAAAGAACACCAATATATTTCCATATTTGCACcgtgtacaagagctgatcaaaaggttcacaaagatagaattcaaacatatTTCGAGAATTCAAAATGAGTTTgtagatgcattggccactctatcttcctTGATACAACACTCAGACAAGAACTTCATTGATGATACAACACTCAGCCAGCTtgttgtgctcatgttgaagaagagagcgatggaaatccatggttccacgacatcaaggaatatttggAAAAAGGAAAATATCCGGAGCACTCTACCCATATTCAGAAGTGCACGCTTCGAAGattag